In Crinalium epipsammum PCC 9333, the following are encoded in one genomic region:
- a CDS encoding GIY-YIG nuclease family protein, producing the protein METNPVETNQDLPIEHQNVPVAHQGLHGFLYSSDDEHTAEVTTIPQIESNSAEILSLETWCDRASNAKVAGVYAVLDTQNRTQYIGYSRNVLLSLNGHLTQNGKDKCAFVRVHTYKFPKREEMESLRDQWISELDSIPPGNSSDREMWASTIGEAAKAAMSAAERNAYEEKKLKLRKAMADTALNRNLEAIDATEAQRRENLEAAVKNDDWSAVINEQQ; encoded by the coding sequence ATGGAAACTAACCCAGTAGAAACAAATCAAGACCTACCCATCGAACATCAAAATGTCCCTGTTGCACATCAGGGATTACATGGGTTTTTATACAGTTCCGATGACGAACACACCGCCGAAGTTACTACTATTCCTCAAATTGAAAGCAATAGTGCTGAAATTCTATCTCTAGAAACTTGGTGCGATCGCGCTTCAAATGCCAAAGTCGCTGGTGTATATGCTGTCTTAGACACCCAAAACCGTACTCAATATATAGGTTACTCCCGTAACGTACTACTTTCACTCAACGGTCATCTTACCCAAAACGGTAAAGACAAGTGTGCGTTTGTGCGTGTACATACATATAAATTCCCCAAACGCGAAGAAATGGAAAGCTTGCGAGATCAGTGGATATCTGAACTTGATAGCATTCCACCAGGTAATAGTAGCGATCGCGAAATGTGGGCAAGTACAATAGGCGAAGCCGCCAAAGCAGCAATGTCAGCAGCAGAACGCAACGCTTATGAAGAGAAAAAGCTGAAACTACGCAAAGCAATGGCTGATACAGCTTTAAATAGGAACTTAGAGGCAATAGATGCAACTGAAGCACAACGTCGCGAGAATTTAGAAGCTGCGGTTAAAAATGATGACTGGAGCGCGGTAATCAATGAACAACAATAA
- a CDS encoding phosphoglucomutase/phosphomannomutase family protein, with protein sequence MSVALHPIKFGTDGWRGLIAADFTFDRLITVAPIAAHVLADVYGGTTNSRTIIVGYDRRFMAEDFARAAAEAVQAAGFDVLLSEGYAPTPAFSWAAYQQKAIGALVITASHNPGGYLGLKVKGGFGGSVPQEVTQQIEKLLSETFTPPSGSGSLRLFDPWQSYCEGLQTKVDIAGIQEAIRNGKLTVFVDVMHGAAASGLERLLGVSVEEINSDRDPLFEGGAPEPLPKYLGKLFERIRSYSSSNESGLVVGLVFDGDSDRIAAVDKQGNFLSSQLLIPILTEHLALRRGYKGEVIKTISGSDLFPKVAALYNLPVYETPIGYKYIADRMLETQVLLGGEESGGIGYGHHIPERDALLSALYLLETVVQTNSDLSEIYHRLQQETGFFSAYDRIDLPLASMEVRSRLVEQLQSQPLTEIAGREVVDCLTIDGYKFRLADGSWLLIRFSGTEPVLRLYCEAENLEQVHQTLDWARSWAES encoded by the coding sequence ATGTCGGTTGCCCTGCATCCCATTAAGTTCGGTACAGACGGCTGGCGAGGTTTAATTGCTGCTGATTTTACCTTCGATCGCCTAATCACTGTCGCCCCTATAGCTGCTCATGTTTTGGCAGATGTCTATGGTGGCACGACTAATAGCAGAACTATTATTGTGGGCTATGACCGTCGCTTTATGGCAGAAGATTTTGCCCGTGCAGCAGCCGAGGCGGTGCAGGCGGCAGGGTTTGATGTGCTGTTGAGCGAAGGTTATGCCCCAACTCCTGCTTTTAGTTGGGCAGCTTATCAACAAAAGGCAATAGGAGCTTTGGTGATTACTGCCAGTCATAATCCTGGCGGATATTTGGGATTAAAAGTTAAGGGTGGGTTTGGTGGTTCGGTTCCTCAAGAAGTAACTCAGCAGATTGAAAAGTTGTTATCTGAGACATTCACACCACCATCGGGGAGTGGAAGTTTACGGCTATTTGATCCTTGGCAGAGTTACTGCGAGGGGTTGCAGACAAAGGTAGATATTGCAGGAATTCAGGAGGCGATTAGGAACGGTAAATTAACCGTGTTTGTTGATGTGATGCACGGAGCAGCCGCGAGTGGGTTGGAGAGGCTGTTAGGGGTGTCTGTTGAGGAAATTAATAGCGATCGCGATCCTTTATTTGAAGGTGGCGCACCGGAACCTTTGCCGAAATATCTAGGTAAATTGTTTGAACGTATTCGTAGCTATAGCAGCAGTAATGAATCGGGTTTAGTCGTCGGTTTGGTGTTTGATGGAGATAGCGATCGCATTGCTGCTGTTGATAAGCAAGGTAATTTCTTGAGTTCCCAACTTTTGATTCCCATCCTGACAGAACATTTGGCACTGAGACGGGGATATAAGGGCGAAGTCATTAAAACTATTAGCGGTTCTGATTTATTTCCGAAAGTTGCAGCACTTTACAATCTGCCTGTGTATGAAACCCCAATTGGGTATAAATACATTGCTGACAGAATGTTAGAAACTCAGGTGTTATTAGGTGGTGAAGAATCTGGGGGAATTGGTTACGGTCATCACATTCCTGAAAGAGATGCTTTGTTATCAGCTTTGTATTTGTTAGAAACTGTGGTTCAAACGAATAGTGATTTAAGCGAGATTTATCACAGGCTACAGCAAGAAACAGGTTTCTTTTCGGCTTATGACCGGATTGATTTACCATTAGCCAGTATGGAAGTGCGATCGCGTTTAGTAGAACAATTGCAAAGTCAGCCTTTAACAGAAATTGCGGGGCGTGAGGTTGTAGATTGTTTAACTATTGATGGTTATAAGTTCCGTTTGGCTGATGGTAGTTGGTTACTCATTCGCTTTAGTGGTACTGAACCTGTTTTGCGTCTGTATTGTGAGGCGGAGAATTTAGAACAGGTTCATCAAACTTTAGATTGGGCTAGAAGTTGGGCGGAGAGTTAG
- a CDS encoding DUF4212 domain-containing protein → MDKNQRQSYWRANKALIRNLLVVWALVSIVFSILLVQPLNTIRLGGLPLGFWMAQQGSIIVFVVLIFIYAIEMDKLDRKSNIDK, encoded by the coding sequence ATGGACAAAAATCAACGTCAATCTTATTGGCGTGCCAATAAAGCATTAATCAGAAATCTCCTGGTTGTTTGGGCGTTAGTGTCAATCGTTTTTAGCATCCTGCTAGTACAACCATTAAACACCATCCGGTTAGGCGGGTTGCCGCTTGGCTTTTGGATGGCGCAACAAGGTTCGATCATCGTTTTCGTAGTGCTAATTTTCATCTACGCGATCGAGATGGACAAACTAGACCGTAAATCTAACATAGATAAATAA
- a CDS encoding sodium:solute symporter family protein, whose product MSVELWTILIVGISFVGYLYIGWQSRVKVSSDFFVAGRGVPSIANGAATAADWMSAASFISMAGIISFAGYDGSVYLLGWTGGYVLLALLLAPYLRKFGKYTVPDFVGDRYYSNAARLVAVFAAIFISMTYVAGQMRGVGIVFSRFLQVDVNTGVLIGMVIVAFFSVLGGMKGITWTQVAQYGVLIFAYLIPAIAISMVLTGNPIPQLAFTFSDIVDKLNQVHIDLGFKAYTEPFATQSQLDVLFTTIALMVGTAGLPHILIRFYTVPDVRSARYSAGWALLFIAILYTTAPALSSFARYNLINTLHNQTIEQIQSLDWAQKWEKTKLLKFDDKNNDGRIQLTPDKATNELDIDKDIIVLSTPEVANLAPWVIALVAAGGLAAALSTASGLLLVISSAVAHDVYYRIINPQASEELRVMVGRIMIGFAIAIAGYFGVNPPGFVAQVVAFAFGLAAASFFPIIVLGIFDKRTNREGAIAGLLTGLGFTAFYIIGVKFGGMQPWFFGVSPEGIGTLGMLINFVVTLIVSRLTPPPPLEIQEMVESLRSPDGELPVEASH is encoded by the coding sequence ATGTCTGTTGAATTATGGACTATTTTAATAGTCGGCATTTCCTTTGTAGGATATCTCTACATCGGTTGGCAGTCCCGCGTTAAAGTAAGTTCTGACTTTTTCGTAGCAGGGCGGGGAGTACCATCAATTGCCAACGGTGCGGCTACGGCTGCTGATTGGATGTCAGCCGCTTCTTTTATTTCGATGGCGGGAATAATTTCCTTTGCGGGTTACGACGGTTCAGTTTACTTGCTAGGGTGGACTGGTGGTTATGTATTGCTGGCGCTGTTATTAGCCCCTTATTTACGGAAATTTGGCAAATACACCGTCCCCGACTTTGTAGGCGATCGCTATTACTCCAACGCCGCCCGTTTAGTTGCAGTATTTGCAGCTATCTTCATATCTATGACTTATGTCGCAGGACAGATGCGGGGTGTGGGAATTGTTTTCAGTCGCTTCCTGCAAGTAGATGTGAACACAGGCGTATTAATTGGTATGGTAATTGTCGCCTTTTTCTCAGTTTTAGGCGGTATGAAAGGCATTACTTGGACGCAGGTAGCACAATATGGTGTGTTAATTTTTGCTTATTTAATTCCAGCTATTGCAATCTCAATGGTGCTGACTGGCAACCCCATTCCGCAACTAGCTTTTACCTTTAGCGATATTGTCGATAAACTCAACCAAGTTCACATAGATTTGGGTTTCAAAGCGTATACGGAACCATTTGCTACCCAGTCGCAATTAGATGTTTTGTTTACTACAATCGCTTTAATGGTAGGCACTGCTGGACTACCTCATATTTTGATCCGTTTTTACACTGTTCCTGATGTGCGATCGGCACGTTATTCTGCTGGTTGGGCATTACTATTTATCGCCATACTTTATACAACTGCCCCAGCATTATCAAGCTTTGCCCGTTATAACTTAATTAATACTTTGCACAATCAAACTATTGAGCAAATCCAAAGCTTAGATTGGGCGCAAAAATGGGAAAAAACCAAACTACTCAAATTTGATGATAAGAATAACGATGGGCGGATTCAACTGACACCTGATAAAGCAACCAACGAACTAGACATCGACAAAGATATCATCGTTTTATCAACACCAGAAGTCGCAAACTTAGCACCTTGGGTAATTGCCTTAGTTGCTGCCGGAGGATTAGCAGCAGCTTTATCGACAGCATCAGGATTATTATTAGTAATTTCCAGTGCTGTTGCCCATGATGTATATTATCGCATCATTAATCCCCAAGCTTCCGAAGAATTGCGAGTCATGGTTGGTCGAATAATGATTGGATTTGCGATCGCCATTGCGGGATATTTTGGAGTTAACCCCCCTGGATTTGTCGCTCAAGTTGTCGCCTTTGCCTTTGGTTTAGCTGCCGCGAGTTTCTTCCCAATAATTGTATTAGGAATATTTGACAAACGTACAAACCGTGAAGGTGCGATCGCGGGGTTACTAACAGGATTAGGTTTCACTGCTTTTTATATCATTGGTGTCAAATTTGGGGGAATGCAACCTTGGTTTTTTGGGGTATCACCTGAAGGCATTGGCACATTAGGAATGCTGATTAACTTTGTAGTTACTTTGATAGTTTCTCGATTAACTCCACCCCCACCATTGGAAATACAAGAGATGGTAGAATCACTGCGATCGCCAGATGGAGAATTACCTGTAGAGGCATCCCATTAA
- a CDS encoding Uma2 family endonuclease, translating into MAVQMLKRLFTVEEYYQMAAAGILTENDRVELIKGEIVKMAALGSRHGACVNRLNSLFWQLLGIRAIVAVQNPVRLNNNSEPQPDIALLQPRPDFYASAHPQPSDIFLIIEVADTTIEYDREVKLPLYASSGISEIWIINLNQEVIEVYRNPNNNRYESVQIFQRNSQIDIPAFANFSLAVDEILG; encoded by the coding sequence ATGGCTGTGCAAATGCTGAAACGGCTTTTCACAGTAGAGGAATATTACCAAATGGCTGCGGCTGGTATCCTCACTGAAAATGACCGCGTAGAATTAATCAAGGGAGAGATTGTTAAAATGGCAGCCCTTGGTAGTCGTCATGGTGCGTGTGTAAATCGTTTAAATAGCTTATTCTGGCAACTGCTAGGTATACGTGCTATAGTAGCTGTTCAAAATCCAGTCAGATTAAACAATAACTCTGAACCACAACCTGATATAGCATTACTGCAACCTCGCCCTGATTTCTACGCCTCCGCACATCCTCAACCCTCAGATATATTTTTAATAATTGAAGTTGCAGACACGACAATTGAATATGACAGAGAAGTAAAACTACCTTTGTATGCAAGTAGTGGAATATCTGAAATTTGGATAATTAATCTGAATCAAGAAGTCATAGAAGTTTATCGGAATCCTAATAATAATAGATACGAAAGTGTGCAAATTTTTCAACGGAATAGTCAGATTGATATCCCAGCTTTTGCTAATTTTAGTTTAGCTGTAGATGAGATTTTAGGATAG
- a CDS encoding RNA polymerase sigma factor SigF, whose amino-acid sequence MSTILTQDLKHQTLQLLREYQQSGSASIRNQLVKLNLGLVRKEAHYWVNQCTESYEDLLQVGCLGLISAIEKFNISKGHAFSSFALPYIRGEIQHYLRDKGCSVRIPRRWLAIRQQSVEITRNFHTKYNRQPTEAEVAAGLEISLQEWQEIKLAYQNREPVSLDLPVGDAEEGSTSLGELVPDSQYRSFQLAQEDQLRLQQALVQLENRTREVLEFVFLQDLTQKEVAEQLDISVVTVSRRVKKGLDMLKILMVGAEE is encoded by the coding sequence ATGTCAACAATACTTACCCAAGACCTTAAGCATCAAACATTACAACTCTTACGAGAGTATCAACAGTCTGGTTCGGCAAGTATCCGCAATCAGCTAGTAAAACTCAACTTGGGATTAGTTAGAAAAGAAGCCCATTATTGGGTCAACCAATGTACAGAAAGTTATGAAGACTTATTACAAGTTGGTTGCTTAGGGTTAATTAGCGCAATTGAAAAATTTAATATCAGCAAAGGTCATGCTTTTAGTTCCTTTGCCCTTCCGTATATTCGCGGAGAAATTCAACATTACCTCAGAGATAAAGGTTGTTCAGTTCGCATCCCTCGTCGTTGGCTGGCTATAAGACAGCAATCTGTGGAAATTACACGAAATTTTCACACCAAATACAACCGACAACCCACAGAAGCAGAAGTAGCCGCAGGGCTAGAGATATCTTTACAAGAATGGCAAGAAATTAAACTTGCTTATCAAAATCGCGAACCTGTGAGCCTAGATCTACCAGTTGGCGATGCAGAGGAAGGCTCAACTTCATTAGGAGAACTGGTACCAGATAGTCAATATCGGAGTTTTCAGTTAGCCCAAGAAGACCAGCTTCGGCTGCAACAAGCTTTAGTGCAGCTAGAAAATCGCACTCGTGAGGTTCTAGAATTTGTTTTTCTACAAGATTTAACCCAAAAAGAGGTCGCAGAACAGTTGGACATTAGTGTAGTTACAGTCTCCCGTCGTGTCAAAAAGGGGCTGGATATGCTGAAAATTTTAATGGTAGGCGCGGAAGAATAA
- the hisS gene encoding histidine--tRNA ligase, whose amino-acid sequence MGTIQALRGTRDILPDEIGYWQRIEAIARDILGKATYREIRTPIFEQTDLFERGIGEATDVVGKEMYTFKDKGDRSNTLRPEGTAGVVRSYIEHGLHAQGGVQRLWYTGAMFRYERPQAGRQRQFHQLGVEVLGSADPRADAEVIAIATDILRTLGLKNLHLNLNSVGNLEDRQRYRQALIDYLTPYKDELDPDSQDRLTRNPLRILDSKDEGTQAIAKDAPSILDYLGADSQRHFEQVQQLLTDLGISYELNPRLVRGLDYYTHTAFEIISDDLGAQATVCGGGRYDGLVAQLGGVDTPAVGWAIGLERLVLLLQQLQAQTLPVLDFYVVSRGTNAESQALVLANKLRNVGFSAELDLSGSAFKKQFARADKSGTVACLILGDEEAENNTVKLKWMVSKEQNAIAQADLLAKVDELRDQIAALRTETT is encoded by the coding sequence ATGGGTACTATCCAAGCTTTACGTGGAACGCGAGATATTCTGCCTGATGAAATCGGGTATTGGCAACGGATAGAAGCTATTGCACGGGATATTTTAGGGAAAGCAACTTATCGAGAAATTCGTACACCAATATTTGAGCAAACTGATTTGTTTGAACGTGGTATTGGCGAAGCTACTGATGTAGTTGGTAAAGAAATGTATACGTTTAAGGATAAGGGCGATCGCTCAAATACCCTACGTCCTGAAGGTACTGCTGGGGTGGTACGCTCCTATATTGAACATGGTTTACACGCTCAAGGTGGAGTACAGCGCCTTTGGTATACGGGCGCAATGTTTCGTTACGAACGTCCGCAAGCTGGTAGACAGCGACAGTTTCACCAGTTAGGTGTGGAAGTTTTGGGAAGTGCTGATCCCCGCGCTGATGCAGAAGTAATTGCGATCGCAACTGATATTCTGCGAACTTTGGGTTTAAAAAATCTCCATCTTAATCTTAATTCGGTTGGAAATTTAGAAGACCGTCAGCGTTATCGTCAAGCATTAATTGATTATTTAACACCTTATAAGGATGAGTTAGATCCAGATTCGCAAGATCGTTTAACTCGTAATCCTTTAAGAATTTTAGATAGTAAGGATGAAGGTACACAAGCAATTGCTAAAGATGCGCCGAGCATCCTAGATTATTTAGGTGCAGACTCGCAACGTCATTTTGAGCAAGTACAACAATTATTAACTGATTTAGGGATTAGTTATGAGTTAAATCCGCGTTTGGTACGTGGTTTAGATTATTACACCCACACAGCTTTTGAAATTATATCTGATGATTTAGGGGCGCAAGCAACTGTTTGTGGTGGCGGTCGTTATGATGGATTGGTAGCACAATTAGGTGGAGTAGATACGCCTGCTGTTGGTTGGGCTATTGGTTTAGAACGCTTAGTTTTATTGTTGCAACAGTTACAGGCGCAAACGTTACCAGTATTAGATTTTTATGTAGTTTCTAGAGGTACTAATGCTGAGTCTCAAGCTTTAGTTTTAGCTAATAAGCTGCGGAATGTTGGGTTTAGTGCGGAATTAGATTTAAGTGGTAGTGCGTTTAAGAAACAATTTGCACGCGCTGATAAAAGTGGGACTGTTGCTTGTTTGATTTTGGGTGATGAAGAAGCAGAAAACAATACAGTTAAATTGAAGTGGATGGTGTCTAAAGAACAAAATGCGATCGCGCAAGCTGATTTATTAGCAAAAGTTGATGAATTGCGCGATCAAATTGCTGCTTTGAGAACTGAAACCACCTAA
- a CDS encoding DUF2358 domain-containing protein translates to MKDQLKIEGVIETLKKDLPTLFERDISYDIYTQDIFFKDPVNTFKWKFNYRIIFWTLRFHAKLFFTEIFFDVHDVYQENQDTIIAKWTVRGVLRVPWKAHIFFNGYSTYKLNQDCLIYEHIDTWDRKPSEILQQFIRKGAGD, encoded by the coding sequence GTGAAGGATCAGTTAAAAATAGAAGGTGTTATAGAAACGCTTAAAAAGGATTTGCCAACTCTTTTTGAGCGGGATATTTCTTATGATATCTATACACAAGATATTTTCTTTAAAGATCCAGTTAATACTTTTAAGTGGAAGTTTAATTATCGCATCATCTTTTGGACGCTGAGATTTCATGCCAAATTATTTTTTACAGAAATATTTTTTGATGTGCATGATGTATATCAAGAAAATCAGGACACTATTATTGCTAAGTGGACTGTGCGGGGTGTATTGCGTGTACCCTGGAAGGCGCATATATTCTTTAATGGCTACTCTACATATAAGTTAAATCAAGATTGCTTGATATACGAGCATATTGATACTTGGGATAGGAAACCGAGTGAGATTTTGCAGCAGTTTATCAGAAAGGGGGCTGGTGATTAG
- the psbO gene encoding photosystem II manganese-stabilizing polypeptide, which translates to MKFRGFIVAFLALCLGVLTACSEGPASATNAPLTYDQIRGTGLANNCPILSETTRGAIPVDSSQTYSLKELCLQPTTFFVKEESVNKRQAAEFVPGKLLTRFTSSLDQISGTIKVSKNGSLTFTEEDGIDFQPITVRLAGGEQVPFFFTIKNLVASSQPGMDSINTSTDFEGEFNVPSYRGAVFLDPKGRGVASGYDNAVALPSEADSEQLRRANVKRVETGKGKISLQVAKVDSNTGEVAGTFESEQPSDTDLGADDPKEVKVRGIFYARIAPQQA; encoded by the coding sequence ATGAAGTTTCGTGGTTTCATCGTTGCATTCCTAGCATTGTGCTTGGGCGTGCTAACTGCCTGTAGTGAAGGTCCAGCCTCTGCGACCAATGCTCCACTCACCTACGACCAGATCAGAGGTACAGGGTTGGCGAATAACTGTCCAATTCTTTCAGAAACAACTCGCGGTGCTATTCCTGTAGATTCCAGCCAAACATACTCCTTGAAAGAGTTGTGTTTACAACCGACAACCTTTTTTGTTAAAGAAGAATCGGTTAATAAACGGCAAGCCGCAGAATTTGTTCCAGGTAAGTTATTGACACGCTTCACATCTAGCCTTGATCAAATTTCTGGAACAATCAAAGTTAGCAAAAATGGCAGCCTGACATTCACCGAAGAAGATGGCATTGACTTCCAGCCTATTACCGTCAGACTAGCAGGTGGTGAGCAAGTACCTTTCTTCTTCACCATTAAAAACCTAGTTGCCAGCAGCCAACCTGGTATGGATAGTATTAACACCTCCACAGACTTTGAAGGTGAGTTTAACGTCCCCTCCTACCGAGGTGCTGTTTTCCTCGATCCTAAAGGTCGCGGTGTAGCTAGTGGCTATGATAACGCGGTCGCTCTGCCATCCGAAGCCGATAGTGAACAGCTAAGACGTGCTAACGTCAAGCGTGTAGAAACTGGGAAAGGCAAAATTTCCCTCCAAGTTGCGAAAGTAGATAGCAACACAGGCGAAGTTGCAGGTACATTTGAAAGCGAACAACCTTCAGATACAGACTTGGGGGCTGATGATCCCAAAGAAGTAAAAGTTCGGGGTATTTTTTACGCTCGCATTGCACCTCAGCAAGCCTAA
- a CDS encoding DNA adenine methylase, whose protein sequence is MPLEISSAQAKPFLKWAGGKSKLIPQFVDYFPQQLKLGKINRYVEPFIGGGSVLFYIAQNYLIEEFVIADISPEIVMAYQVIKNDVESLINSLLEIQAKYFTLEVDQQKELFYDIRSKFNLHQQDINLNEINQACVERTAYLIFLNRTCFNGLYRVNSKSEFNVPFGRYKNPKICSTDNLRAVSAILQDAEIRHGDFMSCEDVVDNKTFVYFDPPYRPISVTANFNSYSNLEFDDAAQIRLADFFRKLDARGAKLMLSNSDPKNINPDDDFFEKAYQGYKIERVKASRMINSNAQKRGQINELIIMNY, encoded by the coding sequence ATGCCTTTAGAAATATCTTCAGCACAAGCAAAGCCCTTTTTAAAATGGGCTGGTGGTAAAAGCAAGTTAATTCCACAATTTGTTGATTATTTCCCTCAACAATTAAAGTTAGGGAAAATTAACAGATATGTTGAGCCATTTATCGGAGGTGGTTCAGTTTTATTTTATATAGCTCAAAATTATTTGATTGAAGAATTTGTTATTGCTGATATTAGTCCAGAAATAGTGATGGCATATCAGGTTATTAAAAATGATGTAGAGAGTTTAATTAATTCATTATTAGAAATTCAAGCTAAATATTTTACTTTAGAAGTAGATCAACAAAAAGAACTATTTTATGATATTCGTTCTAAATTTAATTTACATCAGCAAGATATTAACTTAAATGAAATTAATCAGGCTTGTGTAGAACGTACTGCTTACCTAATATTTTTAAATCGTACTTGTTTTAATGGTCTTTATCGCGTCAACTCTAAGTCTGAGTTTAATGTACCATTTGGACGTTACAAGAACCCAAAAATCTGTTCAACTGATAATTTACGTGCTGTTTCAGCAATTTTACAAGATGCAGAAATTAGGCATGGGGATTTTATGAGTTGTGAAGATGTTGTAGATAACAAGACATTTGTTTATTTTGATCCGCCATACCGTCCTATTAGTGTCACAGCTAACTTTAATTCGTATTCAAATCTAGAATTTGATGATGCAGCACAAATACGTTTAGCTGATTTTTTTAGAAAGCTGGATGCTAGAGGTGCAAAGTTAATGCTTAGTAATTCTGATCCAAAAAACATTAACCCTGATGATGATTTCTTTGAAAAAGCATATCAGGGATACAAGATTGAGCGTGTTAAGGCTAGTAGGATGATAAATTCTAATGCTCAAAAACGAGGTCAGATTAACGAATTAATAATTATGAATTATTAA